Proteins found in one Abyssibius alkaniclasticus genomic segment:
- a CDS encoding FtsK/SpoIIIE family DNA translocase, with protein MAMAVSNARKPRRRRERLVESKTEAALRKRLAEFAGLCLLVLAFAIALALASYDASDPSFFVNTDAEAQNRLGLIGAYGADTLHRVLGLGAWSLVLLAAAWGMRILMHRASRKMLPRLIFIVPVVLLAPIYLATHVPPAGWQPVYSLGGMLGDSVLEWILPLIPLELGLAVKVASGSLALLLVGLFALAIGMTGAELRALLHIMKRGLIWLIAALMTALAFLAGRGAKAAHVGAKQAGVAAITAGRSGVAAAARARDARRERRALEPELSREGDGGRFGERLAGLRASEDDGSLAGRVAAAVRSDGQSPSRLRLGGVNRAGDVFDDDDVLDDTADAPAPSVVHKRVEPLVQHPSPKPAPQSARARAEAQPRLALEDSAAEQYDIPPLSLLENPKTIVRAQLSDDALQENARMLESVLDDYGVKGEIVSVRPGPVVTMYELEPAAGLKASRVIGLADDIARSMSALAARVSTIPGRSVIGIELPNAHREKVLLREILAARAYGDSTHQLPLALGKDIGGEPVVANLARMPHLLIAGTTGSGKSVAINTMILSLLYQLRPDECRLIMIDPKMLELSVYDGIPHLLSPVVTDPKKAVVALKWVVAEMEERYRKMSKMGVRNIDGYNGRVSEALDKGEAFTRTVQTGFDDTTGEPVFETEDFTPEKMPYIVVIVDEMADLMMVAGKEIEACIQRLAQMARASGIHLIMATQRPSVDVITGTIKANFPTRISFQVTSKIDSRTILGEMGAEQLLGMGDMLYMAGGGRITRVHGPFVSDEEVEEIVNFLKAQGSPEYVSGVVEGPDGDTENNIDLVLGLSDGSNSEDQLYDMAVAIVARDRKCSTSYIQRKLAIGYNKAARLVEQMEDSGIVSPANHVGKREILVPEG; from the coding sequence ATGGCTATGGCAGTTTCCAACGCCCGCAAACCCCGCCGCCGCCGCGAACGGCTGGTCGAAAGCAAAACCGAAGCCGCTTTGCGCAAGCGGCTGGCGGAATTTGCGGGCCTGTGCCTGCTGGTGCTGGCATTCGCAATTGCACTGGCGCTGGCCAGCTATGATGCCTCCGACCCGTCGTTTTTCGTCAATACCGATGCCGAAGCGCAAAACAGGCTGGGGCTGATCGGCGCCTATGGGGCCGATACCTTGCACCGGGTGCTGGGGCTGGGCGCATGGTCGCTGGTGCTGCTTGCCGCGGCCTGGGGTATGCGCATTCTGATGCACCGGGCCAGCCGCAAAATGCTGCCCCGGCTGATTTTCATTGTGCCGGTGGTGCTGTTGGCCCCCATCTACCTTGCCACCCATGTGCCGCCTGCCGGCTGGCAGCCGGTTTACAGCCTTGGCGGAATGCTGGGCGATTCGGTGCTGGAATGGATATTGCCGCTGATCCCGCTGGAGCTTGGCCTGGCGGTGAAGGTTGCTTCGGGCAGCCTGGCGCTGCTGCTTGTGGGGCTGTTTGCACTGGCCATCGGCATGACCGGGGCCGAGCTGCGCGCCCTGCTGCATATCATGAAACGCGGGCTGATCTGGCTGATCGCCGCGCTGATGACCGCGCTGGCCTTTCTGGCCGGGCGCGGGGCCAAGGCTGCGCATGTCGGCGCAAAGCAGGCCGGTGTTGCCGCCATTACGGCCGGGCGCAGCGGTGTGGCTGCGGCGGCGCGCGCGCGCGATGCAAGGCGCGAGCGGCGCGCGCTGGAACCCGAACTTAGCCGCGAAGGCGATGGCGGGCGTTTTGGCGAAAGGCTGGCCGGATTGCGCGCCAGTGAAGATGACGGCTCGCTTGCGGGCCGTGTTGCTGCGGCCGTGCGCAGCGATGGCCAAAGCCCTTCACGCTTGCGGCTTGGAGGCGTCAACCGCGCCGGCGATGTGTTTGACGATGATGATGTGCTGGACGATACAGCCGATGCGCCCGCCCCTTCGGTGGTGCATAAGCGCGTCGAACCTTTGGTGCAGCACCCGTCGCCCAAACCCGCCCCGCAATCTGCCCGCGCAAGGGCCGAGGCCCAGCCGCGCCTGGCGCTGGAAGACTCCGCCGCCGAGCAATACGATATTCCGCCGCTTTCGCTGCTGGAAAACCCCAAGACCATTGTGCGTGCGCAGCTTTCCGATGATGCCTTGCAGGAAAACGCCCGTATGCTGGAAAGCGTGCTTGATGATTATGGCGTGAAGGGCGAAATCGTTTCGGTCCGCCCCGGCCCGGTTGTCACCATGTATGAGCTGGAGCCGGCGGCCGGGCTGAAGGCCAGCCGGGTGATTGGCCTGGCCGATGATATCGCGCGCTCCATGTCGGCGCTGGCGGCGCGCGTGTCTACCATTCCGGGCCGGTCGGTCATTGGCATCGAATTGCCCAATGCGCACCGCGAAAAGGTGCTGCTGCGCGAAATTCTGGCCGCGCGCGCCTATGGTGACAGCACGCACCAGCTTCCGCTGGCCCTTGGTAAGGATATTGGCGGCGAGCCCGTGGTGGCCAACCTTGCGCGAATGCCGCATTTGCTGATTGCCGGCACCACGGGTTCGGGCAAATCGGTGGCGATCAACACGATGATCCTGTCGCTGCTCTACCAGCTGCGCCCCGATGAATGCCGCCTGATCATGATCGACCCGAAAATGCTGGAACTGTCGGTCTATGACGGCATCCCGCACCTGCTTTCCCCCGTTGTGACCGACCCGAAGAAAGCGGTTGTCGCCCTGAAATGGGTGGTGGCGGAAATGGAGGAACGCTATCGCAAGATGTCCAAAATGGGCGTGCGCAACATCGACGGTTACAATGGCCGCGTGTCCGAGGCGCTGGACAAGGGCGAGGCTTTTACCCGCACCGTGCAAACCGGCTTTGATGACACGACCGGCGAGCCGGTTTTCGAGACCGAAGACTTCACCCCCGAAAAGATGCCCTATATCGTGGTGATCGTCGATGAGATGGCCGATTTGATGATGGTCGCGGGCAAGGAGATCGAGGCCTGCATCCAGCGGTTGGCGCAGATGGCGCGCGCGAGCGGAATCCACCTGATCATGGCCACGCAGCGCCCCTCGGTCGATGTGATCACCGGCACGATCAAGGCGAACTTCCCGACGCGGATTTCGTTTCAGGTGACCAGCAAGATCGACAGCCGCACGATTCTGGGTGAAATGGGGGCCGAACAACTGCTCGGCATGGGCGATATGCTTTATATGGCCGGTGGCGGGCGTATTACCCGCGTGCATGGGCCGTTTGTGTCGGATGAAGAGGTCGAGGAAATCGTCAACTTCCTCAAAGCCCAGGGCAGCCCCGAATATGTGTCGGGCGTGGTCGAAGGGCCGGATGGCGATACCGAGAACAATATCGACCTCGTGCTTGGGCTGAGCGATGGCAGCAACAGCGAAGACCAGCTTTACGATATGGCCGTGGCGATTGTCGCGCGCGACCGGAAATGCTCCACCTCCTATATCCAGCGCAAACTGGCCATTGGCTATAACAAGGCGGCGCGGCTGGTCGAGCAAATGGAAGATAGCGGCATAGTTTCGCCTGCCAACCATGTGGGCAAGCGTGAAATACTTGTGCCTGAAGGGTGA
- a CDS encoding LolA family protein, with protein MDRRHFLTAATGLALATALPRIGVAQNAVIDGLNAYLNGLTRVRARFRQASPDGTEQTGTFFLLKPGKMRFEFDAPADQLIIADGTTLAVFDAKSNAGPQRYPQRQTPLSLLSMREINVTSSPFVRRIDMVENRAQITLFDPEAPENGQMVMIFDTEPVALREWILTDRTGLETHVFLETIDTEAQFETRIFNIAHNISTFQRNR; from the coding sequence ATGGACAGACGCCACTTTCTGACGGCCGCGACCGGCCTTGCCCTTGCCACAGCCCTGCCCCGCATTGGCGTGGCGCAAAACGCCGTGATCGACGGGCTGAACGCCTATCTGAACGGGCTGACCCGCGTGCGCGCACGTTTTCGCCAGGCCAGCCCCGACGGCACCGAGCAGACCGGCACCTTCTTTTTGCTGAAACCCGGCAAGATGCGCTTTGAGTTTGATGCGCCCGCCGATCAGCTGATCATTGCCGATGGCACGACTCTGGCGGTGTTTGATGCCAAATCGAACGCCGGACCGCAGCGTTATCCGCAACGCCAGACACCGCTTTCACTGCTGTCGATGCGCGAAATCAATGTCACGTCATCGCCCTTTGTGCGGCGTATCGATATGGTTGAAAACCGCGCGCAGATTACCCTTTTTGACCCGGAAGCGCCGGAAAATGGCCAGATGGTGATGATTTTCGATACCGAGCCGGTGGCGTTGCGCGAATGGATCCTGACCGACCGCACCGGGCTTGAAACGCATGTGTTTCTGGAAACCATCGACACTGAAGCGCAGTTTGAGACGCGGATTTTCAACATCGCGCATAATATCTCGACCTTCCAGCGCAACCGCTGA
- the trxA gene encoding thioredoxin → MASVAVSDATFEAEVLNSDIPVLVDFWAEWCGPCKQIGPALEEISEELAGQIKIAKVDIEENPGTPSALGVRGIPALFLFKDGKVIANKAGAAPKASLKSWIESSI, encoded by the coding sequence ATGGCCAGCGTTGCCGTATCCGATGCCACTTTCGAAGCCGAAGTCCTGAATTCCGACATCCCCGTTCTGGTGGATTTCTGGGCGGAATGGTGCGGCCCCTGCAAGCAGATCGGCCCGGCGCTGGAAGAAATTTCCGAGGAACTGGCCGGGCAGATCAAGATCGCCAAGGTCGATATCGAGGAAAACCCCGGCACGCCCAGCGCACTCGGCGTGCGCGGCATTCCGGCGCTGTTCCTGTTCAAAGACGGCAAGGTCATCGCCAACAAGGCGGGAGCAGCCCCGAAGGCGAGCCTGAAAAGCTGGATCGAATCCTCGATCTGA
- the addA gene encoding double-strand break repair helicase AddA → MTTPEIDRATKAQHAAARPDISSWITANAGSGKTSVLINRVARILLGGTPPARILCLTYTKAAAAEMQNRLFTQLGAWSMLPDSALRKALGKLGAGMVDAAALIEARRLFARALETPGGLKIQTIHAFCESLLRRFPLEAGLSPSFELLDDRAAELLRRDIRDEMAIGDDLPLLDAMLAQSGQVDEVTKEILKHQDAFAQKPNRAALAKALGIAPDLSATSILSTAMQDFSDSDINAIASILAKGTKTEQNAAAMLGLRSSDPAEAALAAFISGFLTKAGTPYKTGLPGAETKKMPDAASRVETLVARAEAASQALNALNALERGLTLHRFARAFLARYRAAKARRQRLEFDDLIRHASALLHQSDMAAWVLYRLDGGIDHILIDEAQDTSLAQWRIFETLAEEIMAGLGAAPERARTLFVVGDIKQSIFSFQGADPAAFSTMQTHLAARLAARETPMQETSLRHSFRSATPILALVDAVAAPVEAGLGGPSAHAPAYPDLPGRIDIHPFVKAEDKPETAPLFEFTLTPPHPDPERLLAEKIADDIATMIATKTLLPAKNRPVRAGDFLILVQRRKVLYKTLIRALKARGVAVAGADRLTLGEDLAVADVIMALKFAACPEDDLALATVLRSPLIGWTESQLFTLAHRRSGGLWPALHAQGAPKMLADLLARADFQRPYELIELILQKHNGRSNLLARLGSECEDALDELLVQALAYEAADIPTLGGFLEWFESGDTEIKRQVDKASDQLRVMSVHGAKGLESPIVILPDTAKLDLANSPNIITLGDQAVAWGKSADVNPPVVQVAVAASREAEMHERQRLLYVAMTRAESWLIVYGAGARGTAEKPCWYDQIATAARAMPGAEIDGEAITLRHNWAAAGATSDAPTAPDAAPEPPAWFTTAAATPPRPASRLSPSQLGGAHALPGADGLMADEALAYGTALHALLEQIIALDPEARAEAIAALRPEIGMEAEAAQLLISPDMRKLLEAAPLAEVAFACHIKDLGDISGRIDLLEISESTVTAYDFKTNRNLPARPEDTPEALLRQMASYRAALAQIYPTRKIETAIIWTKTAQIMPLGHAITDAALMRAVADARVVASAP, encoded by the coding sequence ATGACCACACCGGAAATCGACCGCGCCACAAAAGCCCAACACGCCGCCGCCCGCCCCGATATCTCAAGCTGGATCACCGCCAATGCCGGCTCCGGCAAAACCTCGGTGCTGATCAACCGCGTGGCGCGCATTCTGCTGGGCGGCACCCCGCCCGCGCGCATCCTGTGCCTCACCTATACCAAGGCCGCTGCCGCCGAAATGCAGAACCGGCTGTTCACGCAGCTTGGCGCATGGTCGATGCTGCCCGATTCCGCCCTGCGCAAGGCGCTCGGCAAACTTGGCGCCGGCATGGTCGACGCCGCCGCCCTCATCGAGGCCCGCCGCCTGTTTGCCCGCGCGCTCGAAACCCCCGGCGGGCTGAAGATCCAGACCATCCACGCCTTTTGCGAATCGCTTCTGCGCCGTTTTCCGCTGGAAGCCGGGCTGTCACCCAGTTTCGAACTGCTTGATGACCGCGCCGCCGAACTGCTCCGCCGCGATATCCGCGATGAAATGGCCATAGGCGATGACCTGCCCCTGCTCGACGCCATGCTCGCCCAATCCGGGCAGGTCGACGAGGTGACAAAGGAAATCCTCAAACATCAGGATGCGTTCGCGCAGAAGCCAAACCGCGCAGCACTGGCCAAAGCCCTTGGCATTGCACCCGATCTGAGCGCCACCTCCATCCTCTCCACCGCGATGCAAGATTTTTCCGATAGCGATATCAACGCCATTGCCAGCATCCTCGCCAAGGGCACGAAAACCGAGCAGAACGCCGCCGCCATGCTTGGCCTGCGCAGCAGCGACCCTGCCGAAGCCGCGCTTGCCGCCTTCATTTCCGGCTTTCTTACCAAGGCGGGCACACCCTATAAAACCGGCCTTCCGGGGGCTGAAACCAAGAAAATGCCCGATGCCGCCAGCCGCGTTGAAACCCTCGTTGCCCGCGCCGAAGCGGCCAGCCAAGCGCTCAACGCCCTCAACGCGCTGGAACGCGGCCTTACGCTGCACCGCTTTGCCCGCGCATTCCTTGCCCGTTACCGCGCCGCCAAAGCCCGACGCCAGCGGCTGGAGTTTGATGACCTCATCCGCCACGCCAGCGCGCTGCTGCACCAATCCGACATGGCGGCTTGGGTGCTTTACCGGCTCGATGGCGGCATCGACCATATCCTGATTGACGAGGCGCAGGACACAAGCCTTGCGCAATGGCGCATTTTTGAAACATTGGCCGAAGAGATCATGGCCGGGCTGGGTGCTGCGCCCGAACGCGCGCGCACGCTGTTTGTGGTGGGCGATATCAAGCAATCCATCTTCTCCTTCCAAGGGGCCGACCCGGCGGCCTTTTCAACCATGCAAACGCATCTGGCCGCACGGCTGGCGGCGCGTGAAACCCCGATGCAGGAAACCAGCCTGCGCCATTCCTTCCGCTCGGCCACGCCGATTCTGGCGCTGGTCGATGCGGTTGCAGCCCCTGTTGAAGCCGGGCTTGGTGGCCCCTCGGCCCATGCGCCCGCCTATCCCGACCTGCCCGGCCGGATCGACATCCACCCCTTTGTAAAGGCCGAAGACAAGCCCGAAACCGCCCCGCTATTCGAGTTCACCCTCACCCCGCCCCATCCGGACCCGGAGCGTTTGCTGGCCGAGAAAATCGCCGATGACATCGCTACGATGATCGCCACAAAAACCCTGCTGCCCGCCAAGAACCGCCCCGTGCGGGCGGGCGATTTTCTGATTCTGGTGCAGCGGCGCAAGGTGCTTTACAAAACCCTGATCCGCGCGCTCAAGGCTCGCGGTGTTGCCGTGGCCGGGGCCGACAGGCTGACCCTGGGTGAAGACCTGGCCGTGGCCGATGTTATCATGGCACTGAAATTCGCCGCTTGCCCCGAGGATGATCTGGCGCTTGCCACCGTGCTGCGCTCGCCGCTCATCGGCTGGACCGAGTCGCAGCTTTTCACCCTTGCGCATAGGCGCAGCGGCGGGTTGTGGCCCGCGCTGCACGCCCAAGGCGCGCCCAAAATGCTGGCCGACCTGCTGGCACGGGCCGATTTCCAGCGCCCTTACGAGCTGATCGAGCTTATCCTGCAAAAGCATAATGGCCGCAGCAATCTGCTCGCCCGTTTGGGCAGCGAATGCGAAGATGCGCTCGACGAATTGCTCGTGCAGGCGCTGGCATACGAGGCGGCTGACATTCCCACGCTGGGCGGGTTTCTTGAATGGTTCGAAAGCGGCGATACCGAGATCAAGCGCCAGGTTGACAAGGCCAGCGACCAGTTGCGCGTGATGAGCGTGCATGGCGCCAAGGGGCTGGAATCGCCCATCGTTATCCTGCCCGATACGGCTAAGCTCGATCTCGCCAACAGCCCCAACATCATCACGCTCGGCGATCAGGCTGTGGCATGGGGCAAGTCAGCCGATGTAAACCCTCCTGTCGTGCAGGTTGCGGTTGCGGCCAGCCGCGAGGCTGAAATGCATGAACGCCAGCGCCTGCTTTATGTCGCCATGACCCGCGCCGAAAGCTGGCTCATCGTCTATGGCGCAGGCGCGCGCGGCACCGCTGAAAAGCCGTGCTGGTATGACCAGATTGCGACAGCCGCGCGCGCGATGCCGGGCGCGGAAATTGATGGCGAAGCCATCACCCTGCGCCATAACTGGGCTGCAGCGGGTGCGACCAGCGACGCGCCCACCGCGCCAGACGCCGCGCCCGAACCGCCCGCATGGTTCACCACCGCTGCCGCCACGCCCCCGCGCCCCGCCAGTCGGCTTTCACCCTCACAGCTCGGCGGCGCCCATGCCCTGCCCGGCGCCGATGGGCTGATGGCCGACGAGGCGCTGGCCTATGGCACGGCCCTGCACGCATTGCTGGAACAGATCATCGCGCTCGACCCCGAAGCGCGGGCAGAGGCCATTGCCGCGCTGCGCCCTGAAATCGGCATGGAGGCCGAAGCCGCACAGCTTCTGATCAGCCCCGACATGCGCAAGCTGCTGGAGGCGGCCCCGCTGGCCGAGGTTGCATTCGCGTGTCATATCAAAGATTTGGGCGATATTTCCGGCCGCATCGACCTGCTGGAAATCAGCGAGTCCACCGTCACCGCCTATGATTTCAAGACCAACCGCAACCTGCCCGCCCGCCCCGAGGATACGCCCGAAGCCCTGCTGCGGCAGATGGCCAGCTACCGCGCGGCGCTTGCGCAAATCTACCCCACACGTAAAATTGAGACGGCGATTATCTGGACAAAAACCGCACAAATCATGCCACTTGGCCACGCCATCACCGATGCCGCCCTCATGCGCGCTGTGGCAGATGCCCGGGTTGTCGCCAGCGCGCCTTGA